The following proteins are encoded in a genomic region of Brachypodium distachyon strain Bd21 chromosome 1, Brachypodium_distachyon_v3.0, whole genome shotgun sequence:
- the LOC100837031 gene encoding cysteine-rich receptor-like protein kinase 6 isoform X3, protein MSSLVDVCAAAVVLLLSLSSLLPSAGAVLFDWSCSNGTSYAENSTYQSNVRSLLSSLAANATRVSPVGFSTAIVGASPDKVWGLGLCRGDTNGTACASCLAQAPAVAFGQGDYCMGVKDASIFYDRCLVRYSSKDFLSTPDLTSQAQSTGVGDVSVVPGSGSAFTALVASLVTALSDWAAFNTTSRYAVGAMVSDRGFLATTREVVHRINGMVQCTPDQAPGACRGCLGALIDDMPAFFNGSVGGQVLGVWCSLRFEIFEFYDGGPMLELVAPQPTPPPPPSAVSKDGTGGNGTRWGQHPGTIAAIVLGVAVILLSISMVLLWRNAGKQPSYQEDDDPASLLFDLPTLRRATDNFAEENMLGHGGFGAVYKGLLPHGQQIAVKRLDKASGQGLKELRNELLLMAKLRHNNLTKLLGVCLKGEEKLLVYEYLPNRSLDTFLFAPEIEKRLLLHWEIRYRIIYGTARGLVYLHEDSQIKIIHRDLKAGNVLLDTNMNPKISDFGLARLFNGERTTAMTSQVVGTLGYMAPEYAVLGHISVKLDVYSFGVLVLEVVTGRKSTDFFESAVDESSTLLSYTINYPAGLGSVVERNPVGDGGSELGLQDHHEE, encoded by the exons ATGTCGAGCCTCGTGGACGtatgcgccgccgccgtcgtacTACTACTATCACTCTCCAGCTTGCTGCcgtccgccggcgccgtgctCTTCGATTGGAGCTGCAGCAACGGCACGTCCTACGCCGAGAACAGCACGTACCAGTCCAACGTCCGCAGCCTTCtatcctccctcgccgccaacgccacccGGGTCTCGCCGGTGGGCTTCAGCACGGCCATCGTCGGCGCTAGCCCGGACAAGGTTTGGGGCCTCGGGCTCTGCCGCGGCGACACCAACGGCACGGCATGCGCGTCCTGCCTCGCCCAGGCGCCCGCGGTCGCCTTCGGGCAAGGGGACTACTGCATGGGCGTCAAGGACGCGTCCATCTTCTACGACCGCTGCCTCGTCCGCTACTCCTCCAAGGACTTCCTTTCCACCCCGGATCTCACCAGCCAGGCCCAGTCCACCGGAGTCGGCGACGTCAGCGTCGTgcccggcagcggcagcgcctTCACGGCGCTCGTGGCAAGCCTCGTGACGGCGCTTTCCGACTGGGCGGCGTTCAACACGACGTCCAGGTACGCCGTCGGAGCCATGGTCTCGGACCGGGGGTTCCTCGCCACGACCAGGGAGGTGGTGCACAGGATCAACGGCATGGTGCAGTGCACGCCGGACCAGGCGCCGGGCGCCTGCAGGGGCTGCCTCGGGGCGCTCATCGACGACATGCCGGCGTTTTTCAACGGGAGCGTTGGGGGGCAGGTCCTCGGGGTATGGTGCAGCCTCAGATTCGAGATCTTTGAGTTCTACGATGGTGGGCCGATGCTGGAGCTCGTTGCCCCGcagcccacgccgccgccgcctccttctgcCGTGTCCAAAGACGGCACAG GAGGAAACGGGACAAGGTGGGGACAACATCCAGGAACAATAGCGGCAATTGTTCTCGGCGTCGCAGTAATCCTCCTGTCCATTTCTATGGTCTTGCTGTGGAGAAATGCTGGAAAACAACCCT CTTACCAGGAAGACGACGACCCTGCGTCACTTCTCTTTGACCTGCCAACGTTGAGGCGTGCAACAGACAATTTTGCCGAAGAAAATATGCTCGGACATGGAGGCTTTGGCGCAGTATATAAG gggTTGTTGCCTCATGGACAGCAAATAGCTGTAAAGCGACTGGACAAAGCTTCAGGGCAAGGTCTAAAGGAGCTGAGGAACGAGCTGCTGTTGATGGCCAAGCTCCGGCACAACAATCTCACCAAGCTTCTCGGAGTGTGCTTGAAGGGAGAGGAGAAGTTACTCGTGTACGAGTACTTGCCCAATCGAAGCCTGGACACCTTTCTTTTCG CACCTGAGATTGAGAAGCGTCTACTGTTGCACTGGGAGATAAGGTACCGTATAATCTATGGAACGGCACGAGGTCTCGTGTACCTTCATGAGGACTCGCAGATAAAGATCATACACCGTGATCTCAAGGCTGGCAACGTCCTGCTCGACACCAATATGAACCCGAAGATCTCGGATTTTGGCCTCGCAAGACTCTTCAATGGCGAGAGGACGACTGCCATGACAAGCCAAGTCGTTGGAACACT AGGATACATGGCGCCGGAGTACGCAGTTCTGGGGCACATATCGGTGAAGTTAGACGTGTACAGCTTTGGTGTTCTTGTCCTGGAAGTCGTAACGGGAAGGAAAAGCACAGACTTCTTTGAGTCAGCGGTCGACGAATCCAGCACTCTGCTCAGCTAT ACGATTAATTACCCTGCAGGTTTGGGATCAGTGGTCGAAAGGAACCCCGTTGGAGACGGTGGATCCGAGCTTGGACTGCAAGACCACCATGAAGAGTGA
- the LOC100837031 gene encoding cysteine-rich receptor-like protein kinase 6 isoform X2, which yields MSSLVDVCAAAVVLLLSLSSLLPSAGAVLFDWSCSNGTSYAENSTYQSNVRSLLSSLAANATRVSPVGFSTAIVGASPDKVWGLGLCRGDTNGTACASCLAQAPAVAFGQGDYCMGVKDASIFYDRCLVRYSSKDFLSTPDLTSQAQSTGVGDVSVVPGSGSAFTALVASLVTALSDWAAFNTTSRYAVGAMVSDRGFLATTREVVHRINGMVQCTPDQAPGACRGCLGALIDDMPAFFNGSVGGQVLGVWCSLRFEIFEFYDGGPMLELVAPQPTPPPPPSAVSKDGTGGNGTRWGQHPGTIAAIVLGVAVILLSISMVLLWRNAGKQPSYQEDDDPASLLFDLPTLRRATDNFAEENMLGHGGFGAVYKGLLPHGQQIAVKRLDKASGQGLKELRNELLLMAKLRHNNLTKLLGVCLKGEEKLLVYEYLPNRSLDTFLFAPEIEKRLLLHWEIRYRIIYGTARGLVYLHEDSQIKIIHRDLKAGNVLLDTNMNPKISDFGLARLFNGERTTAMTSQVVGTLGYMAPEYAVLGHISVKLDVYSFGVLVLEVVTGRKSTDFFESAVDESSTLLSYENPADRPSMLDVVVMLHGDDASSFAAPSKPAFTFGYCEQSSESVSAGDPPGTKTTADLHVPSSVNGMSVSEFKPR from the exons ATGTCGAGCCTCGTGGACGtatgcgccgccgccgtcgtacTACTACTATCACTCTCCAGCTTGCTGCcgtccgccggcgccgtgctCTTCGATTGGAGCTGCAGCAACGGCACGTCCTACGCCGAGAACAGCACGTACCAGTCCAACGTCCGCAGCCTTCtatcctccctcgccgccaacgccacccGGGTCTCGCCGGTGGGCTTCAGCACGGCCATCGTCGGCGCTAGCCCGGACAAGGTTTGGGGCCTCGGGCTCTGCCGCGGCGACACCAACGGCACGGCATGCGCGTCCTGCCTCGCCCAGGCGCCCGCGGTCGCCTTCGGGCAAGGGGACTACTGCATGGGCGTCAAGGACGCGTCCATCTTCTACGACCGCTGCCTCGTCCGCTACTCCTCCAAGGACTTCCTTTCCACCCCGGATCTCACCAGCCAGGCCCAGTCCACCGGAGTCGGCGACGTCAGCGTCGTgcccggcagcggcagcgcctTCACGGCGCTCGTGGCAAGCCTCGTGACGGCGCTTTCCGACTGGGCGGCGTTCAACACGACGTCCAGGTACGCCGTCGGAGCCATGGTCTCGGACCGGGGGTTCCTCGCCACGACCAGGGAGGTGGTGCACAGGATCAACGGCATGGTGCAGTGCACGCCGGACCAGGCGCCGGGCGCCTGCAGGGGCTGCCTCGGGGCGCTCATCGACGACATGCCGGCGTTTTTCAACGGGAGCGTTGGGGGGCAGGTCCTCGGGGTATGGTGCAGCCTCAGATTCGAGATCTTTGAGTTCTACGATGGTGGGCCGATGCTGGAGCTCGTTGCCCCGcagcccacgccgccgccgcctccttctgcCGTGTCCAAAGACGGCACAG GAGGAAACGGGACAAGGTGGGGACAACATCCAGGAACAATAGCGGCAATTGTTCTCGGCGTCGCAGTAATCCTCCTGTCCATTTCTATGGTCTTGCTGTGGAGAAATGCTGGAAAACAACCCT CTTACCAGGAAGACGACGACCCTGCGTCACTTCTCTTTGACCTGCCAACGTTGAGGCGTGCAACAGACAATTTTGCCGAAGAAAATATGCTCGGACATGGAGGCTTTGGCGCAGTATATAAG gggTTGTTGCCTCATGGACAGCAAATAGCTGTAAAGCGACTGGACAAAGCTTCAGGGCAAGGTCTAAAGGAGCTGAGGAACGAGCTGCTGTTGATGGCCAAGCTCCGGCACAACAATCTCACCAAGCTTCTCGGAGTGTGCTTGAAGGGAGAGGAGAAGTTACTCGTGTACGAGTACTTGCCCAATCGAAGCCTGGACACCTTTCTTTTCG CACCTGAGATTGAGAAGCGTCTACTGTTGCACTGGGAGATAAGGTACCGTATAATCTATGGAACGGCACGAGGTCTCGTGTACCTTCATGAGGACTCGCAGATAAAGATCATACACCGTGATCTCAAGGCTGGCAACGTCCTGCTCGACACCAATATGAACCCGAAGATCTCGGATTTTGGCCTCGCAAGACTCTTCAATGGCGAGAGGACGACTGCCATGACAAGCCAAGTCGTTGGAACACT AGGATACATGGCGCCGGAGTACGCAGTTCTGGGGCACATATCGGTGAAGTTAGACGTGTACAGCTTTGGTGTTCTTGTCCTGGAAGTCGTAACGGGAAGGAAAAGCACAGACTTCTTTGAGTCAGCGGTCGACGAATCCAGCACTCTGCTCAGCTAT GAGAACCCGGCGGACCGGCCGAGCATGCTTGACGTCGTCGTTATGCTGCACGGGGATGATGCGTCAAGCTTCGCGGCACCTTCCAAGCCAGCCTTCACCTTTGGCTACTGTGAGCAAAGCTCGGAGAGTGTATCAGCTGGAGATCCACCAGGCACCAAAACAACAGCAGATTTACATGTGCCGTCGTCTGTCAATGGGATGTCAGTCTCAGAGTTCAAGCCTCGATAG
- the LOC100836717 gene encoding protein DETOXIFICATION 16, whose amino-acid sequence MGNESVEEALLHTDGSGGRLGLGVGEEVKKQLWLAGPLIAGALLQNLIQMISVMYVGHLGELALAGASMASSFASVTGFSLLLGMASALDTLCGQAFGARQYHLLGIYKQRAMVILTLVSIPLAVVWFYTGEILLLFGQDPDIAAEAGTFARWMLPMLFAYGLLQCHVRFLQTQNIVLPVMASAGATAAFHLLLCWLLVYAAGMGSKGAALSNAISYWINVVILAVYVRVSGSCSKTWTGFSTEAFHDVLSFFRLAVPSALMVCLEMWSFELIVLLSGLLPNPKLETSVLSISLNTAAFVWMIPFGLGSAISTRVSNELGAGRPNAARLAVRIVVFLAIAEGLIMGLVLVCVRYVWGHAYSNVEEVVTYVAKMLLIISVSNFFDGIQCVLSGVARGCGWQKIGAWINLGAYYIAGVPSAYLIAFVLHVGGMGLWFGIICGLMVQVLLLMAITICTDWDKEAAKAKNRVFSSSLPIDFAT is encoded by the exons ATGGGGAACGAAAGCGTGGAAGAAGCTCTCCTGCACACggatggcagcggcggccgcctggGGCTGGGAGTGGGCGAGGAAGTGAAGAAGCAGCTATGGCTGGCGGGGCCGCTCATCGCCGGCGCGCTGCTGCAGAACCTGATCCAGATGATCTCCGTCATGTACGTCGGCCACCTCGGCGAgctcgccctcgccggcgcctccATGGCCAGCTCCTTCGCCTCCGTCACCGGCTTCAGCCTCCTG CTTGGAATGGCAAGTGCACTGGACACTCTGTGCGGGCAAGCATTCGGAGCCAGGCAGTACCATCTCCTGGGCATCTACAAGCAACGAGCAATGGTGATCCTGACCCTGGTCAGCATCCCGCTGGCCGTGGTCTGGTTCTACACGGGCGAGATCCTGCTCCTGTTCGGGCAGGACCCCGACAtcgccgccgaggccggcACCTTCGCCCGGTGGATGCTCCCGATGCTCTTCGCCTACGGGCTGTTGCAGTGCCACGTCCGCTTCCTGCAGACGCAGAACATCGTGCTCCCGGTCATGGCCAGCGCCGGCGCAACCGCGGCGTTCCACCTCCTCCTGTGCTGGCTGCTCGTCTACGCCGCCGGGATGGGCAGCAAGGGCGCCGCCCTCAGCAACGCCATCTCCTACTGGATCAATGTGGTCATACTGGCCGTGTACGTCAGGGTGTCGGGTTCTTGCAGCAAGACGTGGACGGGGTTCTCCACGGAGGCATTTCATGATGTGCTCAGCTTCTTCAGGCTCGCTGTTCCGTCTGCGCTCATGGTCTG CTTGGAAATGTGGTCCTTCGAGCTCATAGTGCTCCTTTCAGGCCTCCTTCCCAATCCAAAGCTGGAGACTTCCGTGCTATCTATCAG CCTCAACACTGCCGCCTTCGTGTGGATGATCCCCTTTGGCCTCGGCTCTGCCATAAG cacCCGTGTCTCAAACGAGCTCGGTGCAGGGCGCCCCAACGCGGCGCGCCTTGCGGTGCGCATCGTCGTCTTCTTGGCCATCGCTGAAGGACTCATCATGGGGTTGGTGCTCGTCTGCGTGCGCTACGTGTGGGGGCATGCCTACAGCAACGTGGAGGAAGTTGTGACTTACGTTGCTAAGATGCTGCTGATCATCTCGGTGTCCAACTTCTTCGACGGTATTCAGTGTGTCCTTTCAG GAGTGGCTAGAGGCTGTGGATGGCAAAAGATTGGTGCTTGGATCAACCTTGGAGCCTACTACATCGCTGGCGTCCCTTCGGCTTACCTCATAGCCTTTGTCTTGCATGTTGGCGGGATG GGCCTTTGGTTTGGCATCATCTGTGGCCTGATGGTGCAAGTCCTGCTGCTCATGGCCATCACCATATGCACAGACTGGGATAAAGAG GCGGCAAAAGCGAAGAATAGAGTCTTCAGTTCTTCTCTCCCGATAGATTTCGCTACGTGA
- the LOC100837031 gene encoding putative receptor-like protein kinase At4g00960 isoform X1, with protein sequence MSSLVDVCAAAVVLLLSLSSLLPSAGAVLFDWSCSNGTSYAENSTYQSNVRSLLSSLAANATRVSPVGFSTAIVGASPDKVWGLGLCRGDTNGTACASCLAQAPAVAFGQGDYCMGVKDASIFYDRCLVRYSSKDFLSTPDLTSQAQSTGVGDVSVVPGSGSAFTALVASLVTALSDWAAFNTTSRYAVGAMVSDRGFLATTREVVHRINGMVQCTPDQAPGACRGCLGALIDDMPAFFNGSVGGQVLGVWCSLRFEIFEFYDGGPMLELVAPQPTPPPPPSAVSKDGTGGNGTRWGQHPGTIAAIVLGVAVILLSISMVLLWRNAGKQPSYQEDDDPASLLFDLPTLRRATDNFAEENMLGHGGFGAVYKGLLPHGQQIAVKRLDKASGQGLKELRNELLLMAKLRHNNLTKLLGVCLKGEEKLLVYEYLPNRSLDTFLFAPEIEKRLLLHWEIRYRIIYGTARGLVYLHEDSQIKIIHRDLKAGNVLLDTNMNPKISDFGLARLFNGERTTAMTSQVVGTLGYMAPEYAVLGHISVKLDVYSFGVLVLEVVTGRKSTDFFESAVDESSTLLSYVWDQWSKGTPLETVDPSLDCKTTMKSELLKCIHVGLLCVQENPADRPSMLDVVVMLHGDDASSFAAPSKPAFTFGYCEQSSESVSAGDPPGTKTTADLHVPSSVNGMSVSEFKPR encoded by the exons ATGTCGAGCCTCGTGGACGtatgcgccgccgccgtcgtacTACTACTATCACTCTCCAGCTTGCTGCcgtccgccggcgccgtgctCTTCGATTGGAGCTGCAGCAACGGCACGTCCTACGCCGAGAACAGCACGTACCAGTCCAACGTCCGCAGCCTTCtatcctccctcgccgccaacgccacccGGGTCTCGCCGGTGGGCTTCAGCACGGCCATCGTCGGCGCTAGCCCGGACAAGGTTTGGGGCCTCGGGCTCTGCCGCGGCGACACCAACGGCACGGCATGCGCGTCCTGCCTCGCCCAGGCGCCCGCGGTCGCCTTCGGGCAAGGGGACTACTGCATGGGCGTCAAGGACGCGTCCATCTTCTACGACCGCTGCCTCGTCCGCTACTCCTCCAAGGACTTCCTTTCCACCCCGGATCTCACCAGCCAGGCCCAGTCCACCGGAGTCGGCGACGTCAGCGTCGTgcccggcagcggcagcgcctTCACGGCGCTCGTGGCAAGCCTCGTGACGGCGCTTTCCGACTGGGCGGCGTTCAACACGACGTCCAGGTACGCCGTCGGAGCCATGGTCTCGGACCGGGGGTTCCTCGCCACGACCAGGGAGGTGGTGCACAGGATCAACGGCATGGTGCAGTGCACGCCGGACCAGGCGCCGGGCGCCTGCAGGGGCTGCCTCGGGGCGCTCATCGACGACATGCCGGCGTTTTTCAACGGGAGCGTTGGGGGGCAGGTCCTCGGGGTATGGTGCAGCCTCAGATTCGAGATCTTTGAGTTCTACGATGGTGGGCCGATGCTGGAGCTCGTTGCCCCGcagcccacgccgccgccgcctccttctgcCGTGTCCAAAGACGGCACAG GAGGAAACGGGACAAGGTGGGGACAACATCCAGGAACAATAGCGGCAATTGTTCTCGGCGTCGCAGTAATCCTCCTGTCCATTTCTATGGTCTTGCTGTGGAGAAATGCTGGAAAACAACCCT CTTACCAGGAAGACGACGACCCTGCGTCACTTCTCTTTGACCTGCCAACGTTGAGGCGTGCAACAGACAATTTTGCCGAAGAAAATATGCTCGGACATGGAGGCTTTGGCGCAGTATATAAG gggTTGTTGCCTCATGGACAGCAAATAGCTGTAAAGCGACTGGACAAAGCTTCAGGGCAAGGTCTAAAGGAGCTGAGGAACGAGCTGCTGTTGATGGCCAAGCTCCGGCACAACAATCTCACCAAGCTTCTCGGAGTGTGCTTGAAGGGAGAGGAGAAGTTACTCGTGTACGAGTACTTGCCCAATCGAAGCCTGGACACCTTTCTTTTCG CACCTGAGATTGAGAAGCGTCTACTGTTGCACTGGGAGATAAGGTACCGTATAATCTATGGAACGGCACGAGGTCTCGTGTACCTTCATGAGGACTCGCAGATAAAGATCATACACCGTGATCTCAAGGCTGGCAACGTCCTGCTCGACACCAATATGAACCCGAAGATCTCGGATTTTGGCCTCGCAAGACTCTTCAATGGCGAGAGGACGACTGCCATGACAAGCCAAGTCGTTGGAACACT AGGATACATGGCGCCGGAGTACGCAGTTCTGGGGCACATATCGGTGAAGTTAGACGTGTACAGCTTTGGTGTTCTTGTCCTGGAAGTCGTAACGGGAAGGAAAAGCACAGACTTCTTTGAGTCAGCGGTCGACGAATCCAGCACTCTGCTCAGCTAT GTTTGGGATCAGTGGTCGAAAGGAACCCCGTTGGAGACGGTGGATCCGAGCTTGGACTGCAAGACCACCATGAAGAGTGAGTTGCTGAAATGCATCCATGTCGGCCTCCTGTGCGTGCAGGAGAACCCGGCGGACCGGCCGAGCATGCTTGACGTCGTCGTTATGCTGCACGGGGATGATGCGTCAAGCTTCGCGGCACCTTCCAAGCCAGCCTTCACCTTTGGCTACTGTGAGCAAAGCTCGGAGAGTGTATCAGCTGGAGATCCACCAGGCACCAAAACAACAGCAGATTTACATGTGCCGTCGTCTGTCAATGGGATGTCAGTCTCAGAGTTCAAGCCTCGATAG